From Carassius carassius chromosome 15, fCarCar2.1, whole genome shotgun sequence:
TTCACAAGCTTTAAGTCTCTTTGTCGTGTGTCGCGATTTTGAGGTTGCTTTGCTCACCTCAGCGTACTGCATTGATGTTAGGCACTTCGAATGCATTCACATGTACAAATATAGACAGCACTATCACATCAGCTGATAGTCTGTGTAGTATAAAAATACAGTCTTAATAAAATCTTTGGTTTGTACAAAACTGTAATTGTTGGTTTTTAACTTCTTCGCCTCATTCAGAGAATCTTTGTAAAAGGTTCTTATCAATACATCAGTTTCCATTTGGACTAAAGGGTGCAACCGCAGCTTTCCAAAACCTTGCACTTCCCTTCTCATGCATCTAACGACTGGATTCAATGTGTCAAACAGTCAGAAACACACAAGAGAACTGTTAGCAAGTGTAAAACCTCAAGATTGGCCGAGAATTAGGCAAGGCAGAGCAGAAGTTGCCTTCCTAGCTCATTTGAGATAACGGTCAAACCCCATTCATTTCACTCAAGCATCGATGCACATTGGGGAAGTGGACGATCACACTCAGGGTCAGTTGCGAAACAGATTCAACAATGCAATGATTCAGCTCATTTTTTTGGCGTTCAGTTGCACGGTAGCCATGTGGAGAAGGTTTGCTGATGGCAGGTAAAGACTGGCTGGACTTGGGCAATGTAGTAATTGCTAAAGTTACCATCTGCTACATAAGGAGCAGGCTGGTAATAGCAAGTAACATTGGCCACGTTGGGTATGACGTTCTGCTCGGCCAACACGCGCACCGCTAGCATGGCGATCAGCCCAAGGGCCTGCCTCCGCTCGTGTCCCATCAGACACACCGTGCTCTCGTTCACCACCCCGTGCAGCGTCGCCAGATAATCGTACTTGCGGTCCTCCAAGCCCACAAAGTGGTTCTGGAGATAAGACTCCAGCTTGCGCTGCTGTTCGCTGATATCCGAGAAGTCGATGAAGAAGCGGGAGCACATGTAGCGCTGGAGAGACTTCATCTCCGACTCGGAGGTGGCTCGGAAACCCCTGACCAGAAGATGGCAGTATTTCAGGAGGCCACCTCCTCGGATCTCCTCTGGGTTCCTCGTGCAGATCACCTTGTTGCGCAAGTGGTCCAGCGCCGTGGCGAAGTCTCCATACACGCTCTCGCCGATGATGGTGGGGTGAAACGTTTTGGCCATGGGGTTCTCTGAGCACTCGTAGAAAAGCAGCAGAGAGTCAAGCTTAATCTGGAAAGAATCGACGCTAAACTCGAACTGCCGGCGCAAGGAGTCCACGAACTTGAGCTCCACGTTTTTGCCCCTGTtgttagagagagagatgagact
This genomic window contains:
- the LOC132157998 gene encoding terminal nucleotidyltransferase 5A-like codes for the protein MAEGDSANFSVLSWEQVQRLDLILTESIPIHGRGNFPTLQMKPRRIVTAVRSRMREQRIHVRDVRLNGSAASHVLHGDSGLGYKDLDLIFCVDLKGETEFQIVKNIVLDCLLDFLPDGVNKEKITPLTLKEAYVQKMVKVCNDSDRWSLISLSNNRGKNVELKFVDSLRRQFEFSVDSFQIKLDSLLLFYECSENPMAKTFHPTIIGESVYGDFATALDHLRNKVICTRNPEEIRGGGLLKYCHLLVRGFRATSESEMKSLQRYMCSRFFIDFSDISEQQRKLESYLQNHFVGLEDRKYDYLATLHGVVNESTVCLMGHERRQALGLIAMLAVRVLAEQNVIPNVANVTCYYQPAPYVADGNFSNYYIAQVQPVFTCHQQTFSTWLPCN